The proteins below are encoded in one region of Methanomicrobia archaeon:
- a CDS encoding MSMEG_0568 family radical SAM protein encodes MAMEIRDLKVDLLCLGAQVSGVEKGRRAGAGPAAGGMFIISDTVANVATQSWFVAQSPYQLDTEDNKYVLKRDGERIAEVRFPTTKFQELTTEDGIPYYKIALLHGMDCLATTTIQTCRYWNTPQRCKFCAIELSLQSGATIPKKTPEQLAEVARAAVELDHVTHVTLTTGTPATPDKGIGHLAQVAKAIKEATDLPIHAQFEPPKDLKRMDLLSDMVDTVGIHVECFDKQVQHEVTPCKAELPFKHFIDAWKRAVAIFGESQVSSFVIVGLGESDQSIVEGSRLLAELGVYPFIVPLRPIPGSMLEHERPPSPERMRQLYERVAEILHETGVSWKKCKAGCVRCRACSALADFE; translated from the coding sequence GTGGCAATGGAAATTCGGGATTTAAAAGTAGACTTGTTATGCCTTGGTGCGCAGGTATCAGGCGTGGAGAAAGGCAGGCGAGCAGGCGCGGGCCCTGCCGCTGGCGGCATGTTCATCATCAGCGACACGGTCGCGAATGTTGCTACGCAGAGCTGGTTTGTCGCCCAGTCGCCGTATCAGTTGGATACCGAGGACAACAAGTACGTACTCAAGCGAGACGGCGAGCGAATCGCGGAAGTGCGCTTTCCCACCACGAAGTTTCAGGAGCTGACCACAGAGGACGGCATCCCCTACTATAAAATCGCGTTACTGCACGGCATGGATTGCTTAGCGACGACGACGATCCAGACCTGCAGGTACTGGAATACGCCCCAGAGGTGCAAGTTCTGCGCAATTGAACTCTCGCTGCAAAGCGGTGCAACGATACCGAAGAAGACACCGGAGCAGCTGGCCGAAGTGGCGCGTGCTGCGGTAGAATTAGACCACGTAACGCACGTGACGCTAACTACCGGTACGCCCGCCACGCCAGACAAGGGCATAGGTCATCTTGCACAAGTGGCGAAAGCGATAAAAGAAGCGACTGACTTGCCGATCCACGCGCAGTTCGAGCCGCCAAAAGACCTGAAGAGGATGGACCTTCTTTCAGACATGGTCGACACGGTAGGGATCCATGTTGAGTGCTTTGATAAGCAGGTGCAACACGAGGTGACCCCCTGCAAGGCCGAGCTACCCTTCAAGCATTTTATAGACGCGTGGAAGCGTGCTGTAGCGATTTTCGGCGAGAGCCAGGTGAGCAGTTTTGTAATTGTGGGATTAGGAGAGAGTGATCAATCGATCGTTGAGGGCAGCAGGTTGCTGGCTGAACTTGGCGTTTATCCGTTTATCGTACCGCTACGGCCGATACCCGGCTCGATGCTGGAGCATGAGAGACCACCAAGTCCTGAACGGATGCGTCAGCTTTACGAACGCGTTGCGGAGATACTGCACGAGACCGGCGTGAGCTGGAAGAAATGCAAGGCTGGGTGCGTGCGGTGCAGGGCGTGCTCGGCGCTGGCGGATTTTGAATAA